One region of Ferrimicrobium sp. genomic DNA includes:
- a CDS encoding peptide chain release factor 3 gives MAIADAEGREIIEEASKRRTFAIISHPDAGKTTLTEKFLLYAGVIAEAGAVKARAGRRDTRSDWMAMEQERGISVTSTALQFEYRDCLINLLDTPGHRDFSEDTYRVLTAVDAVVMVLDVAKGVEAQTLKLFEVCRSLGLPMLTFLNKLDRPGKSPLELLDEIEDKIGVRPTPVTWPVGIPGEFRGVIDRRNNRFTRFERSVRGKTLAVEVELDASVAEAEAGSDWVNAVEECTLLDAVGATHEQVNFLEGKTSPLFVGSAMNNFGVRALLDAVVEFVPSPGPRQAVDGKLRPLEAPISGFVFKIQANMDPSHRDHVAFVRLCSGKFVRGVNLTHADTGRTLSTKYASTLFGADRSTVDVAFPGDVVGLVNAGELRIGDALYAGTPVVFPSFPQFAPEMFRRVRVKDPGRAKQFRRGVDQLEREGVLQVLYEGDGDPLPVLAAVGQMQFEVFQYRMEHEFGALIEYLSTPYRVARTITAEGVTQMGRVPGVRVLHRTDGTMLALFESVIRLETVMRDHPEIDFGALLGSGFSVLS, from the coding sequence ATGGCGATAGCGGATGCCGAGGGACGAGAGATTATCGAGGAAGCTTCTAAGCGGCGAACGTTTGCTATTATCAGCCATCCTGATGCTGGGAAGACGACGTTAACGGAGAAGTTTCTGCTCTACGCTGGGGTGATTGCTGAGGCTGGCGCTGTGAAAGCACGGGCTGGAAGACGTGACACCCGTTCCGATTGGATGGCGATGGAGCAGGAACGTGGTATCTCGGTTACCTCTACCGCGCTGCAGTTCGAGTATCGTGATTGCCTGATCAATCTGTTGGACACTCCTGGTCACCGTGATTTCTCAGAGGATACCTATCGGGTGTTGACTGCGGTAGATGCGGTGGTGATGGTCCTTGACGTAGCCAAGGGTGTTGAGGCGCAGACGCTTAAATTATTCGAGGTCTGTCGTTCCCTGGGTCTACCGATGCTGACCTTTCTCAATAAATTGGATCGCCCAGGTAAGTCGCCGTTGGAGCTTCTCGACGAGATCGAGGACAAGATTGGGGTTCGACCAACCCCAGTGACGTGGCCGGTTGGTATCCCTGGGGAGTTTCGCGGGGTTATTGATCGACGAAACAACCGCTTTACTCGCTTTGAACGGAGTGTTCGTGGCAAGACGCTTGCGGTTGAAGTCGAGCTCGACGCCTCGGTTGCGGAGGCCGAAGCGGGTTCAGATTGGGTCAACGCCGTTGAAGAGTGCACCTTGTTAGACGCGGTGGGTGCTACACACGAGCAGGTGAACTTTCTCGAAGGCAAGACGAGTCCCCTCTTCGTCGGTTCTGCGATGAATAATTTTGGCGTGCGCGCCTTACTGGACGCAGTGGTTGAATTTGTACCTTCGCCGGGACCGCGGCAGGCTGTTGATGGAAAGCTGCGGCCGTTGGAGGCACCAATTTCAGGTTTTGTCTTCAAGATCCAAGCGAATATGGACCCATCGCATCGCGACCATGTGGCGTTCGTTCGGCTCTGTTCGGGTAAATTTGTGCGGGGTGTGAATCTCACGCATGCTGATACGGGACGCACCCTCTCTACGAAGTATGCGAGCACGCTGTTCGGTGCTGATCGATCGACAGTCGATGTCGCGTTTCCAGGCGATGTGGTCGGTCTCGTCAACGCAGGTGAGCTGCGCATCGGCGATGCGCTGTACGCGGGAACCCCGGTTGTCTTCCCATCTTTTCCGCAGTTCGCGCCAGAGATGTTCCGACGAGTTCGAGTGAAGGACCCTGGTCGTGCGAAGCAGTTTCGTCGGGGCGTCGATCAACTGGAGCGTGAGGGAGTGTTGCAGGTGCTCTACGAGGGTGACGGGGATCCGCTACCTGTACTTGCCGCAGTTGGTCAGATGCAGTTTGAGGTGTTCCAATACCGCATGGAACACGAGTTCGGCGCGCTGATCGAATACCTGTCGACGCCGTACCGCGTGGCGAGAACGATCACGGCTGAAGGGGTTACGCAGATGGGACGGGTTCCGGGAGTACGAGTACTTCACAGGACAGATGGCACCATGTTGGCACTTTTCGAGAGCGTCATCAGGTTGGAGACGGTGATGCGGGACCATCCAGAGATCGATTTTGGTGCGTTGCTTGGCTCAGGTTTCAGCGTTCTGAGTTAG
- a CDS encoding APC family permease, with protein MQTGQRQTGRLRREMSYLDLSFAGLGAIIGSGWLFAVLYAAQTAGPAAIISWVLGGIACLFIALVYAELSGFLPEAGGATRYPQYSHGPLVGFIVSWAAFIAYASVPAIEAEAVVQYASHYIKGFGSTVNGAFNGKQPIDYIVEAILLVLFFVINIYGVKLYAKVNSFITFLKFLTPTLTILVVLFVAKDWSNYSAPATHGFAPYGTAGVLVAVSTAGIVFSFLGFRQAVEMAAEAKHPQRDAPRAIITALVVGMIVYVLLQVVFIAAIPKSELAHGWASLSLTSPFAQVASALGLGWLATILYADAVLSPSGTGLVYFASTPRVILGSARNGYLGQVWRKISDKTGIPMYAMVTTLIASAIFLLPFPTWQSLVGVISAATVFTYIMGPVSLAVFRRHHDSAHRPYRLGGASVISPIAYVMGALIIYFSGWETVWKLTVGYAIGIIAYLIVSAVRGDLAKINAKAWKQGIWLIAFIAVSLVETYFGSKRFGGQYNHLHGLIHYPWDLVVVVVVAIGFYYWGVASGSGSQETEDAIERASQLERPASTD; from the coding sequence GTGCAGACTGGTCAACGACAGACGGGACGACTCCGCAGGGAGATGTCCTACTTAGATCTGAGCTTTGCTGGGCTCGGTGCAATCATCGGATCGGGGTGGCTGTTCGCGGTGCTCTATGCCGCGCAGACCGCAGGACCCGCAGCAATTATCTCTTGGGTATTGGGTGGCATAGCGTGTCTTTTTATCGCTCTTGTCTACGCTGAACTCTCAGGGTTTCTCCCTGAGGCGGGTGGGGCTACACGGTATCCGCAATATTCGCACGGTCCACTAGTCGGCTTTATTGTGAGTTGGGCAGCCTTTATTGCCTACGCCTCAGTGCCGGCCATCGAGGCTGAAGCAGTGGTTCAGTACGCATCGCACTACATCAAGGGATTTGGTTCGACCGTGAACGGTGCCTTCAATGGCAAGCAGCCCATCGACTACATCGTCGAGGCCATCTTGCTCGTGCTGTTCTTCGTGATCAATATCTACGGCGTGAAGCTCTACGCGAAGGTTAATAGTTTCATTACATTTCTGAAGTTCTTGACTCCGACACTGACCATCCTGGTCGTGCTGTTTGTGGCCAAAGACTGGTCGAACTATTCGGCCCCTGCCACCCACGGTTTCGCGCCATATGGGACTGCGGGGGTGTTGGTAGCGGTGTCAACTGCAGGAATCGTCTTCTCATTCTTGGGGTTCAGGCAGGCTGTTGAGATGGCTGCGGAGGCAAAGCATCCCCAGCGCGATGCACCCCGTGCGATCATTACCGCACTCGTTGTGGGTATGATCGTTTATGTTCTTTTGCAGGTGGTCTTTATTGCTGCCATTCCGAAGAGTGAGCTCGCACACGGCTGGGCGTCGCTGAGCCTGACATCGCCGTTTGCCCAGGTTGCCTCGGCGTTGGGTCTGGGCTGGCTGGCAACGATTCTCTATGCTGATGCGGTGCTGTCTCCATCCGGTACTGGACTCGTCTACTTCGCATCCACTCCTCGTGTCATCCTCGGTAGTGCGCGCAACGGCTACCTTGGACAGGTTTGGAGAAAGATTTCAGACAAGACTGGTATTCCGATGTACGCCATGGTCACGACACTCATCGCATCTGCGATCTTTCTGCTTCCGTTCCCGACATGGCAGTCGTTGGTTGGCGTCATCTCCGCGGCAACTGTGTTCACCTACATCATGGGACCAGTGTCACTCGCTGTTTTCCGACGCCATCATGATTCTGCGCATCGTCCCTACCGACTTGGTGGCGCTAGCGTCATCAGTCCTATCGCCTATGTGATGGGTGCGCTGATTATCTACTTCAGCGGTTGGGAGACTGTCTGGAAGCTCACGGTGGGTTATGCCATTGGCATCATTGCCTATCTCATCGTCTCTGCTGTGCGTGGTGATCTTGCGAAAATCAATGCGAAGGCCTGGAAACAGGGCATTTGGTTGATTGCCTTCATTGCTGTCTCGCTGGTAGAGACGTACTTTGGGTCCAAGCGTTTCGGTGGGCAGTACAATCACCTGCATGGTCTGATTCATTATCCGTGGGATCTTGTGGTTGTAGTCGTCGTCGCGATTGGTTTCTACTATTGGGGTGTCGCCTCCGGATCGGGGAGCCAAGAGACAGAGGACGCGATCGAACGTGCGAGCCAGCTTGAGAGGCCGGCGTCTACTGATTGA
- a CDS encoding nucleotidyl transferase AbiEii/AbiGii toxin family protein, translating to MPNFEPRLSILPPPQQALWPLLRPAQDLGLVLYGGTAVALRCGNRSSVDFDFFGPKPLDKDSLRQVMPIVQEGVVLQDEVDTLTVMTSGVKLSFFGVGFTSLAPPERTNDGVLLVASPVDLLAHKLKVILQRIEAKDYQDVDALLLHGVSLRAGLAGAQTLFGNSFQPAESLKALTYFGDGDLASVDAPTRARLRASVGQIVQRDAGRPWSADTESPGQTGRGSSSGR from the coding sequence GTGCCTAACTTTGAGCCGCGTCTGTCTATCTTGCCTCCTCCTCAACAGGCACTTTGGCCTCTGCTCCGGCCCGCGCAAGATCTTGGCCTGGTGCTATATGGCGGAACTGCTGTCGCGCTCCGATGCGGCAATCGTTCGTCGGTAGACTTTGATTTCTTCGGACCAAAACCCCTCGACAAGGACTCCCTGCGGCAGGTGATGCCGATTGTGCAAGAGGGGGTGGTTCTCCAAGACGAGGTTGATACTCTCACCGTTATGACCTCAGGGGTCAAGCTATCGTTCTTTGGGGTCGGGTTCACCTCTCTCGCTCCACCAGAACGTACGAATGACGGGGTTCTCCTCGTGGCATCACCGGTGGACCTTTTGGCCCACAAGCTCAAGGTGATCCTGCAGCGAATTGAGGCCAAGGACTACCAGGACGTCGACGCACTGCTACTACACGGCGTTTCGCTACGAGCCGGTCTCGCGGGAGCGCAAACGCTCTTCGGGAACTCCTTTCAACCAGCAGAGTCTTTGAAAGCACTCACCTATTTTGGTGATGGCGATCTGGCAAGTGTTGACGCGCCAACAAGGGCTCGGCTGCGCGCTAGCGTGGGCCAGATCGTTCAGCGCGACGCTGGTAGACCATGGTCGGCCGACACCGAGTCGCCAGGGCAAACTGGACGAGGATCATCCTCTGGTCGGTAG
- a CDS encoding type II toxin-antitoxin system prevent-host-death family antitoxin — MTRIGIRELRQHASRYLEQVKAGETIEVTERGRLIALLVAPTPAVTSRDRLIASGRLTPAKGPLQLPSQRHVTRTANSASQQLDELRDDRFV; from the coding sequence ATGACCAGGATAGGGATACGAGAGCTCCGCCAGCACGCCAGCCGCTACCTCGAGCAAGTGAAGGCGGGCGAAACGATCGAAGTTACTGAACGTGGAAGACTGATTGCCCTGTTGGTGGCGCCGACTCCAGCTGTCACCTCGCGAGATCGACTCATCGCCTCGGGTCGGTTGACTCCAGCGAAGGGTCCGCTGCAGTTGCCCAGCCAACGACACGTCACCCGCACTGCAAACTCCGCATCTCAGCAACTGGATGAGTTGCGCGATGATCGGTTTGTATGA
- a CDS encoding type II toxin-antitoxin system VapC family toxin, which produces MIYIDSSALAKLLFEEPESSALSHWLAEEYETPKVSSDFASVELLRTCYRIGESLVHDARQLLEGIDLVPISHAIVEVATILIPRKLGSLDAIHLASALSLKEDLTDFVAYDAGLCQAAADAELPVVSPR; this is translated from the coding sequence ATGATCTACATCGACTCTTCGGCACTCGCGAAGTTGCTGTTCGAAGAGCCTGAGAGCTCCGCTCTGTCGCACTGGCTAGCCGAAGAATACGAGACCCCTAAGGTCAGCAGTGATTTTGCAAGCGTAGAACTGCTCCGCACGTGCTATCGAATCGGAGAATCACTGGTCCATGACGCTAGGCAACTCCTAGAAGGAATTGACCTCGTGCCCATTAGTCACGCAATCGTCGAGGTGGCCACAATTTTGATCCCACGCAAGCTAGGCAGTCTGGATGCCATCCACCTCGCAAGCGCGTTATCGCTGAAAGAAGACCTCACGGATTTTGTCGCCTACGATGCTGGCCTCTGCCAGGCCGCCGCAGATGCTGAGTTACCAGTGGTATCGCCAAGGTAG
- a CDS encoding type II toxin-antitoxin system PemK/MazF family toxin, with product MSALRGEVWLIDFGDPVGREQVRQRPGVVISVDALNESRAGVIIVVPTTTRHRGLPSHIELDPASSGLSAISYAKCEDIKSISEERLIARLGLIGQEPLFETGGGAKVLV from the coding sequence GTGAGCGCGCTTAGAGGCGAAGTCTGGCTGATCGACTTCGGAGATCCTGTAGGGAGAGAACAGGTAAGGCAACGTCCAGGAGTTGTGATCTCAGTTGACGCACTCAACGAAAGTCGGGCGGGCGTGATCATCGTTGTGCCGACTACTACGCGGCACCGAGGCCTCCCTTCACATATCGAACTAGACCCCGCAAGTTCGGGTCTTAGCGCAATTAGCTACGCCAAATGCGAAGATATCAAATCGATCTCAGAAGAACGCCTGATCGCGCGCCTTGGCCTGATAGGTCAAGAGCCGCTATTCGAGACCGGGGGGGGTGCTAAGGTTCTTGTTTGA
- a CDS encoding DUF1778 domain-containing protein, translated as MDLRTTPEERHLIDRAVEACSTDLTDFVISHACEAAQRVLANRDSFALDTAALEEWNRMNARPARDLPGLHQFLQRSSPFSE; from the coding sequence ATGGACCTTCGGACTACTCCAGAGGAGAGACATCTAATCGACCGTGCGGTCGAAGCGTGTTCTACCGATCTTACTGACTTTGTCATCTCACATGCCTGCGAGGCTGCGCAACGCGTGCTAGCCAATCGGGACAGTTTTGCCCTTGACACAGCAGCACTTGAAGAGTGGAACAGAATGAATGCTAGGCCAGCACGAGATCTCCCAGGTCTTCACCAATTCCTTCAGCGCTCGTCTCCCTTTAGCGAGTGA
- a CDS encoding DUF433 domain-containing protein, which translates to MGLSRKVAVSVASDRITIDPSQGNGRPCIRGMRIRVQDILELLVSGASNEEILEEYPYLELDDIKAALHYAAVQLDHPVLFVA; encoded by the coding sequence ATGGGGTTAAGTAGAAAGGTCGCAGTCAGCGTGGCGTCGGATCGTATCACAATTGACCCTTCGCAAGGTAATGGTCGTCCATGCATTCGTGGCATGCGGATTCGAGTGCAAGATATCCTCGAACTGCTCGTATCTGGAGCCTCCAACGAGGAGATTCTAGAGGAATACCCCTATCTTGAACTAGACGACATTAAGGCCGCTCTCCATTATGCCGCAGTACAGCTAGATCATCCGGTCCTCTTCGTTGCATAA
- a CDS encoding DUF5615 family PIN-like protein: MQFVVDAQLLPILAHWISSQGYDARHLIDLHMLGAKDQEIWALGHHEGSIIVSKDRDFAALSLSDNRGSSVVWLRLANCRTPELIRILTPLWPLAIARLADGEKLVEQGGNHNSSNQCPIVEAR; encoded by the coding sequence ATGCAATTTGTCGTAGATGCGCAGCTTCTACCCATCCTGGCTCATTGGATCAGCTCTCAGGGTTACGACGCACGACACTTGATCGATCTTCACATGCTTGGAGCCAAGGATCAAGAGATTTGGGCACTCGGGCACCACGAAGGCTCAATCATTGTCAGCAAAGATCGAGACTTCGCAGCGTTAAGCCTTTCCGACAACCGTGGCTCATCTGTCGTATGGCTACGTTTGGCCAATTGTCGCACCCCAGAACTGATAAGGATCCTCACACCACTATGGCCATTAGCCATAGCTCGACTGGCAGATGGCGAAAAACTCGTGGAGCAAGGGGGAAATCACAACTCATCAAATCAATGCCCAATCGTCGAAGCACGGTAG
- a CDS encoding type II toxin-antitoxin system VapC family toxin, translated as MIYIDSSALAKLLFEEPESSALSHWLAEEYETPKVSSDFASVELLRTCYRIGESLVHDARQLLEGIDLVPISHAIVEVATILIPRKLGSLDAIHLASALSLKEDLTDFVAYDADLCLAAADAELPVVSPR; from the coding sequence ATGATCTACATCGACTCTTCGGCACTCGCGAAGTTGCTGTTCGAAGAGCCTGAGAGCTCCGCTCTGTCGCACTGGCTAGCCGAAGAATACGAGACCCCTAAGGTCAGCAGTGATTTTGCAAGCGTAGAACTGCTCCGCACGTGCTATCGAATCGGAGAATCACTGGTCCATGACGCTAGGCAACTCCTAGAAGGAATTGACCTCGTGCCCATTAGTCACGCAATCGTCGAGGTGGCCACAATTTTGATCCCACGCAAGCTAGGCAGTCTGGATGCCATCCACCTCGCAAGCGCGTTATCGCTGAAAGAAGACCTCACGGATTTTGTCGCCTACGATGCTGACCTCTGCCTGGCCGCCGCAGATGCTGAGTTACCAGTGGTATCGCCAAGGTAG